The segment cgcagaaataaaacaaaagtttactgattaaaaatatttttatctggagtttatttatttattttatatctaagaaaggacgtcgtggataaacgTATTTTTTGCAGAAGGGTTTAATTgcgcctcttttttatttagttatttatttatgtatttacattttctataaaaatgatgaaacagaaatgcacgctgaattgatgttgttatctaatgaatgtatgcaggctgaagatccacatatagaacacaagcagagaaaagatgatgatgatcaggaatgtgtctgttctcagtcatgttctcatcactgactcctctgtctcatccacattaaccccaaacttcttactgcttctgcctgctgaatcttatctccataaactagtctacatctgtggtgagtgagagtcaggactttatacaccagcggagtgaaaaagacgcgcagtaacaggaaatcagttgttcggctgaaatcggcgcgcagtgaaaataaaaataatatttcaccaaatcaatggattaaaactaaagtaacgagccgggttttaaaatgtaagaagtaaaatgtacagatatttgtgtaaaaatgtaatgagtaaaagtaaaaagtctgaaaaataaatagtggagtaaaaaactgatagcagaaaaatctactgaagtacagaaacgaagtatttgtactctgttacttcccacctctggtatTGGAACTACAAATATAATGATGCTTTTGGTCCACAGGTTTGATCACATATGTGTGAGTTTATTACAGTTCCTACTTGTCCTGATCGGGTCAGAATTAAACTGAAATCTTTTTCCACAGTTGTTTACTCACATTTCAGAAGGATCTAGTAGATACTGGTAAAGAAGCTGGGCTTTGTGAGCACTTCAGTGTACTAGATCTAGCTCAGAAGGTGCAATATTGGTGACCTCAGGACCAGACAGAACCCCACAGGGTTCTGAGTGCAATCTTCTGTAGCACAACCAGACGTTAGCAGAACACAGTTCAATAGCATTCTCCAGGGAACGGAGAACTTTATGGTGTGCTGGACCACACCATAACAAACCACGTGCACACTTTTCTGCCcacaagccaaaaaaaacaaaataaaaaagaaaggctGAGATGAACTGCAGAAATATCAAtgttttaaaactgaaaaaaataaattataaaaataacgTTTTAATTAAGTAGTAATTTGTTTGCAGGCAGTTGTTCGATTAGAGGTGacactgtgcagctggagatgtttctcatcaatgccctGGAGATctatgaaattctggagtaagatcaggagctgtgaggatttggactgtagttaatatcaacagtctgctacactgactcaggactacagtttactctgatctccatcactgcacctcaacatcgtttatctgtaacaaatggacatttggtggaacccagatgaggatgaggttcactcttgagtctggttcctctcaaggtttcttccttctgcatctcagggagtttttccttcactacagtctccaccgacttgttcatcagagacaaacttacacttataaagaatttttatctccacattatctgtgtaaagctgctctgagacgatgttcattattaaaagtacaacacaaataaacattaattaaattgaagtgTAATTAAATCTTGCATGTGTACTATGAAGCTCATCTGGTGGTTTATTGACCTGCTGTAGCAGACTCTCTGGTTTGCAAAGCTGGTGTAAGGTATCACACAGGGGTCATGGAGATTTTACAAAGGGGTCATGGAGGTATCACACAGAGGTCATGGAGGTATCACACAGGGGTCATGGAGATTTTACAAAGGGGTCATGGAGGTATCACACAGAGGTCATGGAGGTATCACACAGGGGTCATGGAGATTTTACACAGGGGTCATGGAGGTATCACACAGAGGTCATGGAGGTATCACACAGGGGTCATGGAGATTTTACACAGGGGTCATGGAGGTATCACACAGGGGTCATGGAGGTATCACACAGGAGTCTTGGAGATATCACACAGGGGTCATGGAGGTATCACACAGAGGTCATGGAGGTATCACACAGGGTCATGGAGGTATCACACAGGGGTCATGGAGATTTTACACAGGGGTCATGGAGGTATCACACAGGGGTCATGGAGATTTTACACAGGGGTCATGGAGGTATCACACAGAGGTCATGGAGGTATCACACAGGGGTCATGGAGATTTTACACAGGGGTCATGGAGGTATCACACAGGGGTCATGGAGGTATCACACAGGAGTCTTGGAGATATCACACAGGGGTCATGGAGGTATCACACAGGAGTCATGGAGATATCACACAGGGGTCATGGAGGTATCACACAGAGGTCATGGAGGTATCACACAGGGTCATGGAGGTATCACACAGGGGTCATGGAGATTTTACACAGGGGTCTTGGAGGTATCACACAGGGGTCATGGAGGTATCACACAGGAGTCATGGAGATATCACACAGGGGTCATGGAGGTATCACACAGGGGTCATGGAGGTATCACACAGGGGTCATGGAGATTTTACACAGGGGTCATGGAGGTATCACACAGGGGTCATGGAGATTTTACACAGGGGTCTTGGAGGTATCACACAGAGGTCATGGAGGTATCACACAGGGGTCATGGAGATTTTACACAGGGGTCATGGAGGTATCACACAGGGGTCATGGAGATTTTACACAGGGGTCTTGAGGTATCACACAGAGGTCATGGAGGTATCACACAGAGGTCATGGAGGTATCACACAGGGGTCATGGAGATTTTACACAGGGGTCATGGAGATTTTACACAGGGGTCATGGAGGTATCACACAGGGGTCATGGAGGTATCACACAGGGGTCATAGAGATTTTACACAGGGGTCTTGGAGGTATCACACAGGGGTCATGGAGGTATCACACAGGAGTCTTAGAGATATCACACAGGGGTCATGGAGGTATCACACAGGAGTCATGGAGATATCACACAGGGGTCATGGAGGTATCACACAGAGGTCATGGAGATATCACACAGGGGTCATGGAGGTATCACACAGGGGTCATGGAGATTTTACACAGGGGTCATAGAGGTATCACACAGGAGTCCTGGAGGTATCACACAGGGGTCATGGAGGTATCACACAGGGGTCTTGGAGATATCACACAGGAGTCTTGGAGGTATCACACAGGGGTCATGTAGGTATCACACAGGAGTCTTGGAGATATCACACAGGGGTCATGGAGGTATCTCCTGTGTACCTCACAGCACTGTGTAATTCCTCCATGACCCGTTTTTAGGCTGTAAATGGAGAATTTGCTGTTTTAGATGTAAAAGGTTAATATACATAAAGAAATGTAGCTTCAACATAATGCATAatgcaaacattttaatgtcattCCAAGGTCACATGAAAGTGACTCTCTTACCTGCAGACGTAATAAACAGGGACATTAACGTGTAATGAACAGTACAGCAGAGTACAGCAGTGTGTGGTGAAGCAGAACTGCTGACATTCAGCTCCACTGAACAGGTCTGATCTTCTCCTCTGATGTTACAGTAAAGTAGAAATGTTTCATGTGCTACAGACTGATGGGGCAGAAACATGTGCTGGAGTTCtttaaatacattcatattttttctataaCAAATACTTCATGTGTAGATATTTTACACCAGTTATTGTTCTAGTCAAACGGAATATTCGTAATTGAAAATCAGTACAGTAACATGTTTCTTACAGTCACCAGGTAAACGTTTAAACTGATATCATTCAGCAGGTCTTCAGTCCAAAGTTCTGCTGAAACCATAAACAGTTCTGTATAAAACCCCGTTTCCTTCAGAAAGCATTTCATCCAAACACCCTCCAGGAAGTGATTTATAAATACACGCCATACAACATTAGATTTAACAGGaggaattaaaatatttatacagcATATAATCTGCAGGTCAGATTACAGAGTCAGAAAAAACTGATTCATTTACAAATCCAcaaccataaaataaaaaataaaaataaaataaaacttcaattaaaaaaaaacggcTTTAATCTCTATTTCAATTAACCTTGAGTTAACCTTCAGGACTCCTCAGCAGCATGTTATTAAAGAATATAGATGTAACATCATAGAAGCAGAACTACACACTACTTCAACTTGGACATGTTTTTATAGGGAAATTCAAGGAATAAAAGCAATCTGgcacaaataaatacacccCAAACGACcctcatatttaaatattctaaTATTTCATACATTATAATGAAGTCTGATAGCTGAAGAGTTTATTATAAAGTGATCATGAGAGAGCAGTGAGATTCCGTACTTGATTCTATTTAGAGTATATAAAATGGGTAAAACAGGGACTGGGAGGTGCTCCAGCATCAAATCTCTAACAATAATCACACAGTATCTGCTGTCCAACATCATCCACATTAATACAtcacaataaaaacacattccTGCTCCAGTCTGCGCTCTCCAGTCTGAGGGCTTAAGACTGCGCTTTCCAGTCTGCACGCTCTCCAGTCTGAGGGCTCAAGTCTGCGCTCTCTACAGTCTGCGCTCTCTCCAGTCTGCGCTCTCCAGTCTGAGGGCTCAAGTCTGCGCTCTCCAGTCTGCGCTTTCATAGGTGTAGAAATTTAAGAAATGGAAGTAATAAGTTAGTAAGTTTTTAGAGTATATTCAGGAAGCTCTTTTCTTTTGGTTTGGGTAATGAGGAAGGTTAATGAGATCATTTGCTCTGAGGAACAATGAGATCTTCACCACTTGATGAAGACTAGACCTGCAAGCACACCATACCCTAAGACGAGGAAAAGCACCTTCAGGAGCCGATCATGTTTGTCCTCCAACTCTCTAGAGAGAATTTCaaagaatgtaataaaaagaaaggtGCCTGCTGCCAGGCCTTGGAGCACCACAGAGACGATACTTCCTGCCAGGTTCTGAGCGCTCTCGATCCCCATCCCCAACCCAATCCCGATGGGGATCATGAGGCTGACTGTGACCCCCAGCTTGCAAGCATCCTGCAGCTGAAGTCCTGCTTTAGCCACGCTGACCCCTACAGCCACGGCAGCGAGGGTCTCGTGGATCGCTACTCCGAGGAAAAGACTTCCCAATTTAGCGCCGTCTTCCTGAAGCCCGAGGGCCAGGCCTTCAAAGACCGAGTGAGCAGAGAGAGCCAGGACGAGGCTCGCGAGCCGCAGCGGTCCTGCACGGGTCAGTTCTGCAGGGTTGAAATGACCGTGGTGATGCGCGTGATGGTGCGCGTGATGGTGCGAGGTACGCGCAGGAGCGATGAAAGGCGTGTCGTACTCGGAGTCGCTGCCTGCCTCCGAGCCGCCTGCGTTAAACGTCTCAAGGTCGATGAAGGGCGGTTTCTCCTTCCTGAAGGTCAGAACAGCCTGCTCAACAAACACGGTGAGAAAAAACCCAAGTATCATCATGGTCTCGGCCACAGGGTAGTCCGTGTTGATCTTCAGCACATTGAGGATCTGATCCACctgaagaaaaacagaacagaCCGAGTCTAATGTATTATTCAGATGAGATTGGGTTTCCAGACATACTGTCTGGAATATTAGGACTGCAAATGGCATATTTGTGATGGAACAGCCCAGAATTATGGCCCAGTATATCTTATGACCGGATCTCATTATGAGACAGGATCCAGGGGAGAACTTTTGGGAGGTGGTAGAAAAAGACATCCACACCATGGATGTGCAGCTCATACATCTGCTACAGATTCATCCATATGATCCATATGAACATGTGCAGTCCAGTCCAGTTCCAGGTTGTAATTCAGATGAGagcaatacatatatataaagtataggGTAGTATACGAGGGTAGTTTATGAGGGTAAAGGGTGGTATACGAGGGTAGTTTATGAGGGTGGTATATGagagtagtgtgtagtaatgaGGGTAGTTTATAAGGGTAGTTTATAAGGGTATAGAGTGGTATATGAGGGTAGTTTatgagggtatagggtggtatatgaGGCTAGTTTATGAGGGTAGTGAGTAGTAATGAGGGTAGTTTATAAGGGTAGTTT is part of the Silurus meridionalis isolate SWU-2019-XX chromosome 9, ASM1480568v1, whole genome shotgun sequence genome and harbors:
- the LOC124391618 gene encoding uncharacterized protein LOC124391618 isoform X5, whose protein sequence is MEILQRGHGGITQRSWRYHTGVMEILQRGHGGITQRSWRYHTGVMEILHRGHGGITQRSWRYHTGVMEILHRGHGGITQGSWRYHTGVLEISHRGHGGITQRSWRYHTGSWRYHTGVMEILHRGHGGITQGSWRFYTGVMEVSHRGHGDFTQGSWRYHTGVMEVSHRSHGDITQGSWRYHTGVMEVSHRGHGDFTQGSWRYHTGVMEILHRGLGGITQRSWRYHTGVMEILHRGHGGITQGSWRFYTGVLRYHTEVMEVSHRGHGGITQGSWRFYTGVMEILHRGHGGITQGSWRYHTGVIEILHRGLGGITQGSWRYHTGVLEISHRGHGGITQESWRYHTGVMEVSHRGHGDITQGSWRYHTGVMEILHRGHRGITQESWRYHTGVMEVSHRGLGDITQESWRYHTGVM
- the LOC124391618 gene encoding uncharacterized protein LOC124391618 isoform X1, whose protein sequence is MEILQRGHGGITQRSWRYHTGVMEILHRGHGGITQRSWRYHTGVMEILHRGHGGITQGSWRYHTGVLEISHRGHGGITQRSWRYHTGSWRYHTGVMEILHRGHGGITQGSWRFYTGVMEVSHRGHGGITQGSWRFYTGVMEVSHRGHGGITQESWRYHTGVMEVSHRSHGDITQGSWRYHTEVMEVSHRVMEVSHRGHGDFTQGSWRYHTGVMEVSHRSHGDITQGSWRYHTGVMEVSHRGHGDFTQGSWRYHTGVMEILHRGLGGITQRSWRYHTGVMEILHRGHGGITQGSWRFYTGVLRYHTEVMEVSHRGHGGITQGSWRFYTGVMEILHRGHGGITQGSWRYHTGVIEILHRGLGGITQGSWRYHTGVLEISHRGHGGITQESWRYHTGVMEVSHRGHGDITQGSWRYHTGVMEILHRGHRGITQESWRYHTGVMEVSHRGLGDITQESWRYHTGVM
- the LOC124391618 gene encoding uncharacterized protein LOC124391618 isoform X2, with the translated sequence MEVSHRGHGGITQGSWRFYKGVMEVSHRGHGGITQGSWRFYTGVMEVSHRGHGGITQGSWRFYTGVMEVSHRGHGGITQESWRYHTGVMEVSHRGHGGITQGHGGITQGSWRFYTGVMEVSHRGHGGITQESWRYHTGVMEVSHRSHGDITQGSWRYHTEVMEVSHRVMEVSHRGHGDFTQGSWRYHTGVMEVSHRSHGDITQGSWRYHTGVMEVSHRGHGDFTQGSWRYHTGVMEILHRGLGGITQRSWRYHTGVMEILHRGHGGITQGSWRFYTGVLRYHTEVMEVSHRGHGGITQGSWRFYTGVMEILHRGHGGITQGSWRYHTGVIEILHRGLGGITQGSWRYHTGVLEISHRGHGGITQESWRYHTGVMEVSHRGHGDITQGSWRYHTGVMEILHRGHRGITQESWRYHTGVMEVSHRGLGDITQESWRYHTGVM
- the LOC124391622 gene encoding zinc transporter ZIP3-like, with product MELFVGKILCLIGMFGLMLGAILIPVRVMQTDLDKAARYRRAVAFTNSFGGGVFLATCFNALLPAVRDKVDQILNVLKINTDYPVAETMMILGFFLTVFVEQAVLTFRKEKPPFIDLETFNAGGSEAGSDSEYDTPFIAPARTSHHHAHHHAHHHGHFNPAELTRAGPLRLASLVLALSAHSVFEGLALGLQEDGAKLGSLFLGVAIHETLAAVAVGVSVAKAGLQLQDACKLGVTVSLMIPIGIGLGMGIESAQNLAGSIVSVVLQGLAAGTFLFITFFEILSRELEDKHDRLLKVLFLVLGYGVLAGLVFIKW
- the LOC124391618 gene encoding uncharacterized protein LOC124391618 isoform X3, translated to MEILQRGHGGITQRSWRYHTGVMEILQRGHGGITQRSWRYHTGVMEILHRGHGGITQRSWRYHTGVMEILHRGHGGITQGSWRFYTGVMEVSHRGHGGITQGSWRFYTGVMEVSHRGHGGITQESWRYHTGVMEVSHRSHGDITQGSWRYHTEVMEVSHRVMEVSHRGHGDFTQGSWRYHTGVMEVSHRSHGDITQGSWRYHTGVMEVSHRGHGDFTQGSWRYHTGVMEILHRGLGGITQRSWRYHTGVMEILHRGHGGITQGSWRFYTGVLRYHTEVMEVSHRGHGGITQGSWRFYTGVMEILHRGHGGITQGSWRYHTGVIEILHRGLGGITQGSWRYHTGVLEISHRGHGGITQESWRYHTGVMEVSHRGHGDITQGSWRYHTGVMEILHRGHRGITQESWRYHTGVMEVSHRGLGDITQESWRYHTGVM
- the LOC124391618 gene encoding uncharacterized protein LOC124391618 isoform X6, which produces MEVSHRGHGGITQGSWRFYKGVMEVSHRGHGGITQGSWRFYTGVMEVSHRGHGGITQGSWRFYTGVMEVSHRGHGGITQESWRYHTGVMEVSHRSHGDITQGSWRYHTEVMEVSHRVMEVSHRGHGDFTQGSWRYHTGVMEVSHRSHGDITQGSWRYHTGVMEVSHRGHGDFTQGSWRYHTGVMEILHRGLGGITQRSWRYHTGVMEILHRGHGGITQGSWRFYTGVLRYHTEVMEVSHRGHGGITQGSWRFYTGVMEILHRGHGGITQGSWRYHTGVIEILHRGLGGITQGSWRYHTGVLEISHRGHGGITQESWRYHTGVMEVSHRGHGDITQGSWRYHTGVMEILHRGHRGITQESWRYHTGVMEVSHRGLGDITQESWRYHTGVM
- the LOC124391618 gene encoding uncharacterized protein LOC124391618 isoform X4 is translated as MEVSHRGHGGITQGSWRFYTGVMEVSHRGHGGITQGSWRFYTGVMEVSHRGHGGITQESWRYHTGVMEVSHRGHGGITQGHGGITQGSWRFYTGVMEVSHRGHGGITQESWRYHTGVMEVSHRSHGDITQGSWRYHTEVMEVSHRVMEVSHRGHGDFTQGSWRYHTGVMEVSHRSHGDITQGSWRYHTGVMEVSHRGHGDFTQGSWRYHTGVMEILHRGLGGITQRSWRYHTGVMEILHRGHGGITQGSWRFYTGVLRYHTEVMEVSHRGHGGITQGSWRFYTGVMEILHRGHGGITQGSWRYHTGVIEILHRGLGGITQGSWRYHTGVLEISHRGHGGITQESWRYHTGVMEVSHRGHGDITQGSWRYHTGVMEILHRGHRGITQESWRYHTGVMEVSHRGLGDITQESWRYHTGVM